One region of Ictalurus furcatus strain D&B chromosome 17, Billie_1.0, whole genome shotgun sequence genomic DNA includes:
- the tbx4 gene encoding T-box transcription factor TBX4, translating to MLQEKASAVADEGVTVAQSGEIATDSSHLGLPVAQSIHHNNEVDQNIENIKVVLHERELWKRFHESGTEMIITKAGRRMFPSYKVKVTGMNPKTKYILLIDIVPADDHRYKFCDNKWMVAGKAEPAMPGRLYVHPDSPATGAHWMRQLVSFQKLKLTNNHLDPFGHIILNSMHKYQPRLHIVKADENNAFGSKNTAYCTHVFHETSFISVTSYQNHKITQLKIENNPFAKGFRGSDEGELRVSRLQGKDYPMISKNMARQRLITSHTHLAGKLNAGVLTGHPQVHSHYQYDSGIALSGSDPQEPLSNPFPSGRESSLLYHCFKHRDNNRHLELGCKRPYLDTAPSAVSEEHYFRSPSSYEPSLLSHPYCGEALGSREACMYGGMDGDAGAVGVASTEDMPPPSMNCNMWASVQPYPRYGMQNVEAVPYQPFSAHLTSTATTTSIVSHHSASMQRPQAAPQVPDLVSFGTQRALPPVLSSSSSPPAGASSCDKSAHLPLYHRKPGSPLRVHRDFSAYPTQSPASLREPVYQYQMGPSNIGSHWTDS from the exons ATGCTCCAAGAAAAGGCCTCAGCTGTGGCTGATGAAGGTGTGACCGTGGCACAGTCTGGTGAGATTGCTACTGACTCCTCACATCTGGGCTTGCCTGTGGCCCAGAGCATCCACCACAACAATGAAGTAGACCAG AACATCGAGAACATCAAAGTAGTTCTTCATGAGAGGGAACTTTGGAAAAGGTTCCATGAATCAGGAACAGAGATGATCATCACTAAAGCAGGCAG GCGGATGTTCCCCAGCTACAAAGTAAAAGTCACAGGGATGAATCCAAAAACGAAGTATATCCTCCTAATTGACATTGTTCCAGCTGATGATCATCGTTACAAGTTCTGCGATAACAAATG GATGGTGGCTGGAAAAGCAGAGCCGGCCATGCCCGGGCGGCTCTACGTCCACCCTGACTCTCCTGCAACAGGAGCTCACTGGATGAGGCAGCTGGTCTCGTTTCAGAAGCTAAAATTAACAAATAACCACCTGGATCCTTTTGGACAT ATCATCCTGAATTCTATGCACAAATACCAGCCCAGGTTGCACATTGTCAAAGCAGATGAGAACAACGCCTTTGGTTCTAAGAACACGGCCTACTGCACACATGTGTTTCATGAAACCTCATTTATCTCTGTGACATCCTATCAAAACCATAAG ATTACCCAGTTAAAGATCGAGAACAATCCCTTTGCCAAAGGTTTTCGTGGTAGTGATGAAGGAGAGCTCAGAGTGTCCAGACTCCAAGG GAAAGACTACCCAATGATTTCCAAAAACATGGCAAGGCAACGGCTCATCACATCACATACCCATCTGGCTGGAAAGTTAAATGCAGGGGTACTGACTGGTCACCCCCAGGTCCACTCTCATTATCAGTATGATAGTGGGATCGCCCTGTCCGGTTCTGACCCACAGGAGCCTCTATCCAACCCATTTCCTTCTGGCAGAGAGTCCAGCCTGCTTTACCATTGCTTTAAGCACAGAG ATAACAACAGACATTTGGAGTTGGGCTGCAAGCGGCCCTACCTTGACACGGCACCCTCGGCTGTTTCAGAGGAGCACTACTTCCGCTCCCCTTCCTCCTATGAGCCCTCTTTACTGTCTCACCCCTACTGTGGTGAAGCACTGGGCTCTAGAGAGGCTTGCatgtatggaggaatggatggTGATGCAGGAGCTGTAGGTGTAGCTAGTACCGAGGACATGCCTCCACCCTCGATGAACTGCAACATGTGGGCATCGGTGCAGCCCTATCCTCGCTATGGTATGCAGAATGTTGAGGCTGTGCCCTACCAGCCCTTTAGTGCCCACTTAACAAGCACAGCCACCACTACATCCATCGTCTCTCATCACTCGGCATCTATGCAACGGCCACAAGCTGCACCTCAGGTTCCAGACCTGGTGTCTTTTGGTACACAGCGGGCTTTGCCACCAGTGCTGTCTTCCTCTTCCTCGCCCCCTGCTGGTGCTTCCTCATGTGACAAATCAGCCCATCTGCCACTGTACCACAGGAAACCTGGGTCACCTCTGAGAGTCCACAGGGATTTCTCAGCCTACCCGACCCAAAGCCCTGCATCATTGAGAGAACCGGTGTACCAGTATCAGATGGGCCCCAGCAACATAGGGTCCCACTGGACTGACAGCTAA